The Dickeya chrysanthemi NCPPB 402 genome has a window encoding:
- a CDS encoding DNA cytosine methyltransferase, translated as MPVARPLLQTMHKMHRAGVDNYVTHNRGRIRKLTPRECLRLMGFRDDFKILVSDTQMYRQAGNSIVVDVLIAILKQMDITLYGE; from the coding sequence TTGCCTGTAGCTCGCCCATTATTGCAAACTATGCATAAAATGCATCGTGCCGGGGTTGATAATTATGTTACTCATAATCGTGGACGTATTCGTAAATTAACACCTAGGGAATGTTTGCGGCTAATGGGTTTTAGAGATGATTTTAAAATTTTAGTTAGTGATACTCAAATGTATCGCCAAGCGGGAAACAGTATTGTTGTTGATGTATTAATCGCTATATTAAAACAAATGGATATTACGCTTTATGGAGAGTAA